The Onychostoma macrolepis isolate SWU-2019 chromosome 18, ASM1243209v1, whole genome shotgun sequence genome includes the window TAGCAATATTCTGAAAGATTTGATTGTTGGGTCTATCAGCTATTAGTGAGTACGCTTTTTGTGACTTGGGTCATATCATTCAGCCAAGGCTAAGCAATTTATCAGTAAAGGCAGAAAAAACAGGTCAAAACATATGGAGAacgatatacaggtgctggtcatataattagaatatcatcaaaaagttgatttatttcactaattccattcaaaaagtgaaacttgtatattatattcattcattacacacagaccgatgtatttcaaatgtttatttcttttaattttgatgattagagcttacagctcatgaaagtcaaaaatcagtatctcaaaatattagaatatttacatttgagtttgaataaatgaccatccctacagtataaattctgggtatctcttgttctttgaaaccacaataatggggaagactgctgacttggcaatgatccagaagacgaacattgacaccctccacaaagagggtaagtcacagagggtcattactgaaaggtgtggctgtttacagagtgctgtatcaaagcatattaaatgcaaagttgactggaaggaagaatttgggtaggaaaaggtgcgcaagcaacagggatgaccgcaagcttgagaatacagtcaagcaaagccgattcaaacacttgggagagcttcacaaggagagaactgaagctggagtcagtgcatcaagagtcaccacgctcagacgtcttcaggaaaagggctaccaagccacttctgaaccagagacaacgtcagaagcatcttacctgcgctgtggagaaaaagaactggactgttgctcagtggtccaaagtacTCTTTTCTtgagatgaaagtaaatttcacatttcatttggaaatcaaggtctcagagtctgaaggaagagtggagaggcacagaatccatgttgcttgaagtccagtgtgacgtttccacagtcagtgatgatttgggctgcaatgtcatctgctggtgttggtcaactgtgttttctgatgtccacagtcaacgcagccatctaccaggagattttagagcacttcatgcttccttctgttgacaagctttatggagatgctgatttcattttccagcaggacttggcacctgcccacactgccaaaggtaccaaaagctggttcaatgaccatagtgttactgtgcttgattggccagtaaactcgcctgacctgaaccatagagaatctatggggtattgtcaagaggaagatgagagacaccagacccaacaatgcagatgagctgaaggccactatcagagcaacctgggctttcataacacctgagcagtgccacagactgatcgattccatgccacgccgcattgctgcagtaattccggcaaaaggagccccaactaagtattgagtgctgtacatgctcatacttttcattttcatacttttcagttggccaagatttctaaaaatcctttctttgtattgatcttaagtaatattctaatattttgagatactgatttttgactttcatgagctgtaagctctaatcatcaaaattaaaacaaataaacatttgaaatatatcagtctgtgtgtaatgaatgaatataatatacaagtttcactttttgaatggaattagtgaaataaatcaactttttgatgatattgtaattatatgaccagcacctgtggtGCAAGTGGTGCTTACAAAAGCAATCATCACTATTGCCTGTACTGTttgtaggttttttttgtttgtttgtttgctacTTTGCCCACTACAGAGTGCAGTCCACTGTCGTAATTACAGTGGTAGCTCTacatgtgcatttttttttttttttttttgctgccgTAAAGCAATTCGCCCTTTTGGCGGAATTTCGTACCCGCAACCAAAATACTCCCAGAGAGAGGAGCGTGGGAAGGAAATAGAATTTATTCTCCTTATTAGAAATAACTGTACCATAAGAATgatttgaaattaatatttctaCAGTTAAAACTTGTTAAGGATTTGCTCAATCTAACTCGAAAACCTGCATTTCATAGAACAGCTGTTTTTTATTagtcaaacattaaaaaatgaacatAACCAATATTACACTTTGAACAGATAATTGAACTTGATTCCTCATAGTATTAAATACCTGGACTAAACGATATGCTTTAGTTTAGggcaaacatttttaatgtgaaaaCAAGTAAATGATGCTTTGCTGCAAGGAAACGAGCTTCAAGAGAGCTTTTAACCGGCCTTCTGGAACCGAGCACACAAGAACAGGATGTTCAcatcaaattaattaatgacCTCAAACAAAGATCATTCACAATATAAAACCAACCTAGAAGCCTTTTCTTAGTCAGTTTTTGCGGACTTTGCTGAGCATAGACGTCGCGACAATTTCAGTCGAATCATGACGCAAACATAGCCTACAGTTTACATTGTCTATAATTTTCATATTCAGTCTGGAAACAAATGTGTAACTTCTGCGTAGATAAATTAGAAGGACGTGTTATTCTCTCCAGTCGTGCTGAACACACTTGTTGggtaatattataatgcattttatttcaggaCTTATTAATATGTcaaatgtagcctatattccaagcatattttataatagcctacataatactatttattatttgattatttaaatctcctgtttaaaaacaggaaaatagacgtggtatatattttaaaattgtattgcataGGCCTACCTGCTGCTGCCATAATAAAGACCCATTTCGAATGTTTACgtgattttcttctttttctgctCCCAGCCGCTGTGGTGGAGCAGCTATGAAGGATTGATCTTTTAAATACTTTCCAGCATTTCAGAGATATAGCCTATGCAAATTACAGCGACATATAGGCTACAACAGTTACCTTATGGTGTTCGTGAGTACTCAGAAAGGGTttaaacactgaattttgaaCCAATTTCTTCTGGTAAACTCCTAGATGTGGATTCGGACGGCAATTAAATTGCCACACGACCACACGACCCCCGGGTAATTCGGGGATTTTTACAGTGGTGGTGACAGATAAACACCGACATTCTGGATTCGGACGGCAATTAAATCTCCGACTACCCCCTGTAAATGGTGAAAATCACTTATGTCCCCAGAAACAATTACCGTCCAAATAGGGCTATTGACATACTAGACAAAAGGTGAGAAATTCTCTTTCTACAATTGGTTTGATTTATACTTTTGTCCCGAACTCTAGtctttactatatatatatatatatatatatatatatatatatatatatatatatatatatatataatgtatatatcaCAACCAAAATTATCTTAGAAATTAAACTTTCATATCTTCACAACGTGCCATTGAACTGTGCTGCCTTTAATTTCTAaggtaatattaaatatcatattaaatagcctatatatagcctatactgttataaaatgatgtgaaataaatattctaattaataaagcaactttttttttttttttttttttttgatttacgAATACGTCGTAGGGGCACTTTTGTACAGCCTCTTACCACAAGGAGGAATACACTGAGAAGGTTATGCGCCACAGATCACAACATCCAACCAAACAGTGAGGACGCATCATACCGGCCAGATTTGTGATAATGGAAACGAAAACTAACAGCAGAATGGACACTGTGGACACTTCTCTCGCTGATTCCACGGAGACGAGGACTGAAATAAGCAGTTTAATAGAAAAATTTACGGTCGAGAGTTTTGGGCACGGCAGGTCCGTGCGTAATTTTGGAGAAACGGGGTCTTTACGCAGCGGCGCGCCTGGATCAAGCAGCGACGCTCTGGATCAGCTCTCTTTCCTTGACTTGCCTCACGGTTCCAAAACGTATTCTGACCACATGGATGAATTTCTGAAAGCCGAAAGCGGACAGTGGAGCGCAAAAGCGCTTCTGCCCAAGGAGACAGCTGCTTCGGAGAGTGCGTTTATCAAAGATGAGAATGAGCAGTCTCTCATTATGGAACCACCCAACACTGATTTCGACCTCGGCTTAAACATCAGCGCCTTGGAAAGCTGCTACGACCCAGCCGAAAAGAAACAGCGGTGTGACTTTATTGAGGAGTCTTCAGCTTTGCTCTCATCTCAAGTTGCCCAACAGGTAGTTGTGGACACTTCATCTAACTTTCAGTTAGACATGAATCAATCTACATTGGTTTTGCCACCTCCGAGAAGAGTATCACCTTCTCTCGGTAGAGGTATGTTGAATTTCGATGGAGCGAGCACAGCTTCCGCGATGTCCAAAACGGACATTTCCAAATGGGTTTCACCCGCGGACTTTCCGTTCTGGTATCCAACCCCTAATGAAGAGCGCGCTGGATACTCTTCACCAGATGGGTTCATCTCGCGCTCACAGACAGTCTTCACGGCATTCCCAGGGTAAGAATATGTCATGTGTGTTGTGCCTCATTAAGAATTCAATTAAAGCGGAATTGTCGGAATTTAAAGTAGAAGAATTAAAATTATGTgtgtagttttcatttaattattaagaataatcataattttgaaaatgtcacctttacaaatttgtttaataacttgaataattttaatgtacatAATGGAACAACTTCTCTATTGTACCCCACTGTCTTCAAAATGAAACCTAATGGGAACCAAATGTGTTCTTGCCCAATGCCCATGTTTTCATTGTTCTGCTGGACAAATTTGACTCCATGGTTGTGGCCAGTTCATTGTGAATTCATCTTATGAACTGAATGGTAACTGATTAATGAGTTATGAACTgtacaaaataacttttataggtTGTAAGTAAGTAGTTCTTCtaagtacattttataaaaaaaaaaaaagtggtgaGCCAGAACCAAATTCTTTCCAGAAGCTGGATTGAGCACATGTAGTTTAGCACTGAATGAGCTAACCATTAAAAATCACTTGATCAGAAAGTCAGAGGTCAGAACATATTGTACAGTGACCCTATTTGGTCACTTGTAGAACACTtagaaacgtgtgtgtgtgtgtgcgtgtcatTGTAGATCATGGTGCTAGCAATGCCATGGTCATTGGTTTAATTCCCAGGAAAAGCAagaactgatcaaatgtacatGTGTTCCTTGAATGCAAGTGTCTGAcaaatacttaaatgtaaaatatcaaaGTAACATCTGCAGATTTACAACCATTTGGCCCAAATAAATGTTTGAGCCATTGGTATTTAAGATGTGCTTTGGTTATACCATCAATAGAATATTGTGTCTTGCTTACATTCAGGGTTCCATCTCAAAGACTGTGTGTTATATGTGGAGATGAGGCTTCAGGTTGTCACTATGGAGTTCTTACCTGTGGAAGCTGCAAGGTGTTTTTCAAGAGAGCTGTTGAGGGTGAGCAACATTGCGCTAAAACTACTGTAATAATTCTGTCAACATGTAATAATCTTATCTTGAAGACCCCATGAACTTTGCAAACTGCAGTTTTCCTCTTACGTTGAAGTATTTCGTAAACAGGAAACGTACCAAATAGGAAGTCTGAGAGGGACATTTTAAGGGCAAGTCAACAGGCTTCAGTTACCTCACAGCCATGAGCATTTTTGCTCCTGGCTAGAAGATGATCTTGGGGGTGGGACAGTCTCATTTTAGAgagcatttgatcaaaaactgGCTTTTTTATTTGCTAAATGTTAGTTTTCCAAATTTAAGGAACACACTAGCATATAGTAAATGGCCTGAAAGCAAAAAAAAGATGTGGACTACAATCTGTAAAACATAAATTGAAGAGGGGTTTTCCCCCCTCcattttttagtgttttgtaGAGTGTTGTTGCACGCAGAAACTTTTTCTATCATTTTTCAGTGTATGTGAGTCATGGTGTATACAATGTCCCAGAAGACAGTTATTATCATTTGGACCAATGTTCACAGTGTTCTTTTTCTGCCTTGTTATTCTTCTTATCACTGAGGACAGATATGTAAGAGCCACTATGTCTGACCATGGCCATGTCACTATGACCTGTCAGCCTTGCTTCAAACCAATTCAATCTGtacctttctctctctctttccccccTCACTGTACTCTCCAAATCATCcaaccagatttttttttttttgtctcttgtcTAGGTCACCATAACTACCTGTGTGCTGGACGGAACGACTGTATTGTTGATAAAATCAGGAGGAAAAACTGCCCTGCATGTCGTCTTAGAAAGTGCTACCAGGCAGGGATGATGCTTGGAGGTATCTTTCATGTGACtcatgttttgtaaatattaggttttgtatttatatattaaatatataattttttcaagCTTCTTGGACTTAAtagactttaatggacagtcATACTTTAAGATTGTTGAATATTTAAGAAGTTGAATACTTTCCAAAGGCCAGTCATATCAAGGTTCATATCAGAAtcaaggttccatttgttaactatAATagttacactctaaaaaattctggattaaatacaacccagtgctgggtaaatattggacagaacacatgctgggttgttttcaaccaacagttgggttaaatgtttaacccagtcttctgggcagtaacccaaccgctggggCTAAACTCCCCAATcgctgggttcgtccatattttacccagcactTTTTAGTGTGTAgcataaactaacaatgaaaaatagatttttaacactttatttcgaggtgtccttgttacacgttacataatataataacaatacatttttacatgcaagtaaccctaagacaAACCCCAATCCTAAACCTAaacatatagtaagtacatgtagtttacttaaatgtataattacactgtaacaaggacaccgtaaaataaagtgtaaccaaaattaCTTCCAAAGCATTAATTAATATTGGTTTATGTTAGTTCctacatttactaatacattattaaaatgagaAGTCTGTCcgattattaaaatgtgaagtttgttaaaattatttaatggacctgagctaacataAATTTCCaataaacagtatttatattaactgaaattaaCAAAGTTAAAGATTGCTAGTAACAGTAATTAAAGGGACTTTATTGTAAAGTACGTGAAAGCAgtgtaaaatgaattaaagttcattttaaataatttattcaccctcatgttgttctaaacccaaatgactttcttcagtgaaacacaaaagaagatgtttaGCAAAATGTCCGAGTTGCTTGTttctatacaatgaaagtgaatggggactgGGGTTGTCAAAACACTTCCATAAACGTTGCTCATATTACTCGCACACTATTTTCAAAATCTTCTGAGGTCATAGGAACAGACTCTAAAAACATCAACATGGAAACATGAATAATATCTCTGGATAAACtatttcttaatttaaaatgaaatatatttataagccCTAAGCTTctcacacaaatatattttccGCATTAAAAGAAATTGTGACCTTAAAGATTAACTAACACTCTGGCTTCAACCCTAAAGACTCATTTAATTAGTGTTCTACTGTGCATTAGCGTAAAAGTGACAAGATGATCAAGATGGCCTCTCATTACAGTACATTTGTTTGTTACAGGCCGTAAGATGAAGCGGTTTGCGGGTTTGAAGGTCATGGGGTTGAATCCAGCGCTGGTGTTCCAGGGTCCGTTGTCCCTGCGGGCTGATGGTCAAACTGTATCTTCCCTGCCCTGTATGCCAGCGATCCGTGAGCTGCAGCTGTCCCCGCAGATGATCAGCATTCTGGAGAGCATTGAGCCACAGGTGGTTTACTCTGGCTACGACAGCTCACAACCAGAGCTTCCCCACCTTCTCCTCAACAGTCTCAACAGACTCTGCGAGAGGCAGCTGCTCTGGATGGTCAGATGGTCCAAGTCTCTTCCAGGTAGCACCCTTACAATCAGCCTAGTAAAAATCTTTAATGGAATCTACAATTCTGGTTCTGTGAGGAACCTTTACCTGTGGaaactttccattgcacaaaaggtcctttataatggaaaaatgttcttcagattaattaaatgttcttcacacaaagaagaaaaattgttcttttaagaactgttctcTGGTTAtttggggaacccaaaatggttcttctatggcagtgtttctcaaccctggtcctgggctcccccaacactgcacattttgtgtgtctccctaatcaaacacacctgatttaaCTCATGAGCTCATTAGAAGAAACTCCAGGATCTccagtgtgtcagataaggaaaacatacaaaatgtgcagtgttggggggggctcccaggaccagggttgagaaacactgttCTGTGGCATTACTgtgaaaacctccttttggAATCTTCATTTTAAAGAGTGAGTTCAAAGGCTTTACTAAAGATTTTTGTTGTACTTCTGTGTTTAACAGGTTTTCGCAATTTGCACATCAATGACCAGATGACGTTAATCCAGTATTCTTGGATGGGTTTAATGTTGTTCTCGCTGGGTTGGAGAACCTTTCAGAATGCCACCACTGATTACTTGTACTTTGCGCCTGATCTCATCTTGAACCAgtaagtaacagtaaagacaattgAATTAAAATCTTTTGAAGAGTGAAGGCCCCTGGTATACTTTGATCAAAATTGGTAAACAACATCATTTCGAAAACAAAATCAGGCCAAAACAAAGTTTGCTTAGGATTTCATAACAGCTTGCCAAAGCAAAATTTATGGAAACGTTTGCACCGACTGGTAAACACCTTTGAACTACCATTGGTCTATAGCTATTACATAATTGTAATTTCAACTGAAAGCAAAACTGACActaattttttcatgtttttatggtAAATATGCTTGCACTCAAACAATTGTACTGTAAGTGATAAATAAGtgctataaataaatgtgacctgACTTGATTTGACTAGCGTACTATAATTGCAGAGCTGGTGCAAACATAACTACTTCGCTATGATCAGATGCTTTCTTAAAtgctttaatgttttatttgtttattgtgcTCTTAAGAGAATGGTTCACAGCACATATTTGCTTGCTAACAGTATACCACAGCTCaggtatataatatatatatattatatatatattaatagcTAATATCTACATTcaattaaaggattagttcacccaaaaatgaaaattctgtcattaattactcaccctcatgttattccaaacctgtaagaccttcgttcatcttcggaacacaaattaagatatctttgatcaaatctgagagctccctgaccctccgtagacagcaatgcaactgcaatgttcctaggtccagaaacgtagcaaggacatcagtaaaatagtccatgtgacatcaggcgtatataacagaattttcatttttgggtgaactaaccctttaacagttgtatatactgtaaatgcagtGAAGAACAGACATTGAGGTGTGCATATACTCAGTATTCTCATAGAACTGTTTACATTTTAGAGATCAGATGAGGAGGTCTCCAATCTACGACTTGTGCTTGGCTATGCAGTTTGTTCCACAAGAATTTGCCAACTTGCAAGTGACCAAGGAAGAGTTTCTGTGCATGAAGGCTTTGATGCTCctcaacactggtaataaatcctCTCTGACCTACAAAACTCTTTCTGATTGACCCTCTACTGGTCAGACCAGTGTTCCAGAATGGAATATTAACAATTTGGACAATTAAAAACCAATGGCTCCATGCCAGTCTGCACGGATCGACAGAGATATGTATTTGGCAAACTGTGAGACCTTGAAAAGTCCAACTAAGTTTCAATTCCAAgctaacatttttcaaataacaaCAGTAATGCCAAAGCAGTCTTCCAGCTGAGCTGACTACAACATTACTTTACTGATAGAATTTTTCAGTCGACAATATAAGTAACTGTGTAACTAAGTTAAAAAGTAATATCAAAGCTGCTGAAAGCTGTGTTTACGATGGTAAACCTCATTCTGTAAAACTGGCAATGCAGGATGCGGTCAGTGAAGATATCTTTTACTGTTTACAGAGTTGTCATCACTTCAGTGATTTATAGTAGGGACATTTCATTTATCTGTAACACTAATGCTGTGGTAAACTCTTGGCAGTGGTGTATCAGTAATGATTTAACAATGTATTTGTGACAGTTCCTCTGGAAGGCTTGAAGAGTCAAACACATTTTGATGAAATGAGACAGAACTACATCTGTGAGTTGACGAAAGCCATCCAGCTGAAGGAGAAAGGAGTGGTGGCCAGCTCACAGAG containing:
- the pgr gene encoding progesterone receptor — encoded protein: METKTNSRMDTVDTSLADSTETRTEISSLIEKFTVESFGHGRSVRNFGETGSLRSGAPGSSSDALDQLSFLDLPHGSKTYSDHMDEFLKAESGQWSAKALLPKETAASESAFIKDENEQSLIMEPPNTDFDLGLNISALESCYDPAEKKQRCDFIEESSALLSSQVAQQVVVDTSSNFQLDMNQSTLVLPPPRRVSPSLGRGMLNFDGASTASAMSKTDISKWVSPADFPFWYPTPNEERAGYSSPDGFISRSQTVFTAFPGVPSQRLCVICGDEASGCHYGVLTCGSCKVFFKRAVEGHHNYLCAGRNDCIVDKIRRKNCPACRLRKCYQAGMMLGGRKMKRFAGLKVMGLNPALVFQGPLSLRADGQTVSSLPCMPAIRELQLSPQMISILESIEPQVVYSGYDSSQPELPHLLLNSLNRLCERQLLWMVRWSKSLPGFRNLHINDQMTLIQYSWMGLMLFSLGWRTFQNATTDYLYFAPDLILNQDQMRRSPIYDLCLAMQFVPQEFANLQVTKEEFLCMKALMLLNTVPLEGLKSQTHFDEMRQNYICELTKAIQLKEKGVVASSQRFYHLTKLMDAMHEIVKKVNLYCLSTYIQADAMKVEFPEMMSEVIASQLPKVLAGMVRPLLFHNK